From a single Phacochoerus africanus isolate WHEZ1 chromosome 11, ROS_Pafr_v1, whole genome shotgun sequence genomic region:
- the IL20 gene encoding interleukin-20 isoform X2 — MNRSGLPLCLLSAVFYLFWTPSAGLKTLHLGSCVITANLQGIRNGFSEIRDSVQARDEIIDIRILKKTQSLQDTKPADQCCLLRHILRLYLDRVFKNYQTPDHHVLRKISRLANSFLTIKKDLRLCLQPQAAVVKALGELDILLQWMEETV, encoded by the exons ATGAACCGCTCTGGTCTtcccctctgccttctctctgctgTGTTTTATCTCTTTTGGACACCTTCTGCCGGGCTGAAGACACTCCATTTGGGAAGCTGTGTGATCACCGCAAACCTGCAGGGAATTCGAAATGGATTTTCAGAGATACGGGACAGTGTG CAAGCCAGAGATGAAATCATTGACATCAGAATCTTGAAGAAGACTCAGTCTTTGCAAGACACAAAG CCTGCAGATCAGTGCTGCCTCCTTCGCCATATACTGAGACTCTACCTGGATAGGGTATTCAAAAACTATCAGACCCCTGACCACCATGTCCTCCGGAAGATCAGCAGACTCGCCAACTCTTTTCTTACCATCAAGAAGGACCTCCGGCTCTGT CTTCAGCCTCAGGCAGCAGTGGTGAAGGCTCTGGGGGAACTAGACATTCTCCTGCAATGGATGGAGGAGACGGTCTAG
- the IL20 gene encoding interleukin-20 isoform X1, with translation MNRSGLPLCLLSAVFYLFWTPSAGLKTLHLGSCVITANLQGIRNGFSEIRDSVQARDEIIDIRILKKTQSLQDTKPADQCCLLRHILRLYLDRVFKNYQTPDHHVLRKISRLANSFLTIKKDLRLCHARMTCSCGEEAMEKYGQIMSHFEELQPQAAVVKALGELDILLQWMEETV, from the exons ATGAACCGCTCTGGTCTtcccctctgccttctctctgctgTGTTTTATCTCTTTTGGACACCTTCTGCCGGGCTGAAGACACTCCATTTGGGAAGCTGTGTGATCACCGCAAACCTGCAGGGAATTCGAAATGGATTTTCAGAGATACGGGACAGTGTG CAAGCCAGAGATGAAATCATTGACATCAGAATCTTGAAGAAGACTCAGTCTTTGCAAGACACAAAG CCTGCAGATCAGTGCTGCCTCCTTCGCCATATACTGAGACTCTACCTGGATAGGGTATTCAAAAACTATCAGACCCCTGACCACCATGTCCTCCGGAAGATCAGCAGACTCGCCAACTCTTTTCTTACCATCAAGAAGGACCTCCGGCTCTGT CATGCCCGTATGACTTGCTCTTGTGGGGAGGAAGCAATGGAGAAATACGGCCAGATAATGAGTCACTTCGAAGAG CTTCAGCCTCAGGCAGCAGTGGTGAAGGCTCTGGGGGAACTAGACATTCTCCTGCAATGGATGGAGGAGACGGTCTAG
- the IL19 gene encoding interleukin-19: MKARCVSLCLLGTMLFLCSAHARGLRRCLISIDMHRIEESFRGIKKAIQAKDTMQNVTILSPSESLHSIKPLDACCMTKNLLAFYVDRVFKDHQELDPQILRKISSIANSFLYMQKTLQQCHEQRLCHCRQEATNATRIIHDNYDQLEVRSAAIKSLGELDIFLAWIDKNHQGTSDASGQGT; this comes from the exons ATGAAGGCACGGtgtgtttctctctgtctcctgggTACGATGCTCTTCCTGTGCTCTGCGCATGCCCGAGGTCTCAGGAGGTGTCTGATTTCCATTGACATGCATCGTATAGAGGAGAGTTTCCGAGGAATCAAAAAAGCCATC CAAGCTAAGGACACCATGCAAAATGTCACCATCCTGTCCCCATCAGAGAGCCTGCACAGCATTAAG CCCTTAGATGCGTGCTGCATGACCAAGAACCTCCTGGCGTTTTACGTGGACAGGGTGTTCAAGGACCACCAGGAGCTGGACCCCCAAATCTTGAGAAAAATCAGCAGCATTGCCAACTCTTTCCTCTACATGCAGAAGACTCTACAACAATGT CATGAGCAGAGGCTATGCCACTGTAGGCAGGAAGCAACCAATGCCACCAGAATCATCCATGACAACTATGACCAG CTGGAGGTCCGATCTGCTGCCATTAAATCTCTGGGAGAGCTTGACATCTTTCTAGCCTGGATTGACAAGAACCATCAAGGAACTTCAGATGCCTCAGGACAAGGAACCTAA